The genomic DNA TTTAAGACGGGGATGGCATTGGAAACTTGCGACAGGCTAGGCGGACCGTGGTGCCGACTTGCCGACCAGGGCACTTTCGGGGGTGTTCAGGCGGCGCTGATTTGCTGGCCTCGCCACCCCTGTTTTTTGCCGTTCAGGTCATGTGTCTTATATAAGAGTGTAGGGAAACGTCCCGCGTCGCAACAGGTCGGAATGCAGTCCTTGCTTAGTTTTTTCTTATTTATAATCAATGGCTTGCGATATACTTTTCACGATGTGGCAGGCAATCTTCCATCATGAGAAATGCCCGTTGTGCTTCGCATCTACATTTTTTGCCGCGCAAAACATCATTCCGCATTATGAAATTTCGGAATTTGGCGCCATCCGTGCCTGCCGCAATGCCAGCGGTTCCGGGCCGCCATCGATATGCCCGGCCAGGTCGCGCACCATCGCGGCCATGGCGGCGGGGTCCGCCAGCGGCAGCCAGTGCCGCGCGCTGACCTCCCGGCGCCACCAGCGCCCCACCCAGCGCGACAGATCCTCGGAGAGCGCCGGCCTGACATAGCGATCCAGCAGCGGCACGATCACCTGCACCGGCGCGTGGGCGTGGCGCTCGCCCGGAGAAAGCAGGCGCGGCAGCATATTGGCGCGGTACAGCGCCAGCCCAAAGCAGCCGTCCGCGATCTGGGTGGGATTCCGATCCGCCTCGATGCGCTCGGTCCGCTTCAGGTAAAGCGGCCAGGCGCGGCCCATCCAGAGCCGCCAGCTGAGTTCCGGCAGCCACGGCAGGTGGAAGAGATAGATGTACCAGGACGAGGCCATCTGCCGCAGCGAGCGTGAAAGCGCCGTGAACGACAGGCGCCGGTTTCCCCGCATCCAGTGGCCGACATGGTCCAGGCAAGGCCCGGAGCACGACGTGAACGAGGCGATGCGGCCGCGCAGACGTGGCTCGGTGACAAACTCCCAGCACTGGATCGAGCCCCAGTCATGGCCGACCAGGTGGACGGGCGCATGCGGCGAGACGGCATCGATCACCGCGCTGAAGTCTTGCGCCAGCCGCTCCAGGCGGTAGGCCGCCACCCCTTTGGGCGCCGTAGAGCCGCCGGCGCCCCGCACGTCATAGGCAACTACGTAATAGTCATTGGCCAGCAGCGGCGCCACGCCATGCCAGACGGCGCTGTTGTCCGGATAGCCGTGCACCAGCACGATGGCCGGGCGCGCGGGATCGCCCCAGGTCTTGACGGCAAGCCGCACGTCGCCGGACTGGACGAAGCGCTGGTTGGGAAGGGAGTTGGAAGCTTGCATGCTTGACCATGACATCGGACGATGGAATGGTTGCCGATGCTACGCCAAGACCCGCCGCGCGGCGAGCGCGCGGCGTGGCGTTTCAAACGCGAGGGGCTAGCGGGCGCGCCGGTAGGCTACCCAGTCGCCGGAATCGATGCGCGGCAGGCCCGCGACCGCCTCCTCGCCCACCGGATAAAGCAGGCAGCTGACGGCTTGTTCGCCAACCGCCACCACGCGCTCCTCGCGCACAAACAACGAGGCCTGGCCCGGATAGACTTCTTCGATCTCGTCGAGCACAGGCACCAGCGCGGCATCGACCTCGTACAAGTCGCCCGCCACGCCGGGCGCGGCGGCGTCCAGCACCAGGCCGGGATACGTGCCGAAGTCATAGAGCCGCCCCGGCACGGTCGCGCTGCCGATCAGGCGCGGCGCGGCAATGCCGTGCTTGCGCGCGGCCGCGTTGAGGTCGTTGACTTCGCCCGCGCGCAGCGTGCCATAGACAAAGACCACCGGCATGCTCAGCCCTCCAGCTTGGTGTCCGCCACCAGCACGCCATCGGCGTCGGCATAGACCCAGTTGCCCGGCCGCACCACGGCGCCGGGCATCTGCACGGTGACCTCGCGCTCGCCCACATTGCGCTTCTGGCTCTTCTGCGGATGCAGGGCCAGGGCGCGCAGGCCGATATCGCACACCGCAAGCTCCCCGCTGTCACGCACGCAGCCATTGACGATGATGCCGACCCAGCCGTTCTTCTCGGCCAGCACGCCAAGGTTGCCCCCACCAGCGCGCAGCGCAGCGAGCCGCCGCCATCGACCACCAGCACGCGGCCGTTGCCGGGCGACTCGACCGCCTCGCGCACCAGCGAGTTATCCTCGAACACTTTCAGCGTGGCCGCCGGGCCGGAGAACGCGGCGCGCTTGCCGAACTGCTGGAATACCGGCGACAGCACGCGCAGCGAGCCGTCGGCCAGGCGTGCCTCATTGGCGTCGCACAGGTCAGTGGTAGCAAAGCTCATGAAGGACTCCCGAATCAGGAAAGTGGAAATTGGAAATTGAAGGCTGCATGCGGAACCATGGGGCCTAGGGACCGCCCGGATCGCGCTAGCGCGATCCGGGCGGGTGCCGGCGTCAGCCGGCGGCCGCCCGCTTGCCCGCCACCTCGCGGCGGGAGCGGTTGCCATTGCCCACGGTGACGGCGGTGAAGATCGCCAGCATCTGGAAGGCGCCGATCATGAAGAAGACCCAGCTCGGCCAATGCGCATCCATCAGCATGCCGAAGAACAGCGGCCCGCTGGCCAGGCCGATATCCAGGCCGGAGTAGACCACGCCATAAACCCGGCCCGTGGCGCCAGCGGGGCTGCCGCACGCACCAGCAGGTCGCGCGAAGGCCCGGCCGTGCCCGCACCGAAGCCGATCACGCCCATCAGCACCGGCACCATCACGGCCGGCAGCACGCCCAGCCCCACCACGATGGCGACCAAGCCGGACAGCGTGAAGCTCATCGCGATCAGGCGGTCGTGGTTGCTGGTGCGTCCCGCGGCAAAGCCGCCCACGATCATGCCGCCCGCGCTGCACAGCATGTAGACGGTGTACGACGCCGTGGCGAGCGTCAGCGGCATGCCGTAGAGCTGGGTCAGCGCGGTCGGCGCGAAGCTCTGGATGCCGGAGAACGAAAAGGTGGTGACGAGGAAGAAGGCCCAGCAGATCCACACTTGCGGCAGCTTGAGGAACGCCAGCATGCTGCCGCCCGCCTTGGGTGCAGCGCTGGCCGGCCTGGGCGCCGCACCGGCGGCGGCGCGGGGATCCAGCACATGGCGAAAGGCCAGCA from Cupriavidus sp. D39 includes the following:
- a CDS encoding alpha/beta fold hydrolase — protein: MQASNSLPNQRFVQSGDVRLAVKTWGDPARPAIVLVHGYPDNSAVWHGVAPLLANDYYVVAYDVRGAGGSTAPKGVAAYRLERLAQDFSAVIDAVSPHAPVHLVGHDWGSIQCWEFVTEPRLRGRIASFTSCSGPCLDHVGHWMRGNRRLSFTALSRSLRQMASSWYIYLFHLPWLPELSWRLWMGRAWPLYLKRTERIEADRNPTQIADGCFGLALYRANMLPRLLSPGERHAHAPVQVIVPLLDRYVRPALSEDLSRWVGRWWRREVSARHWLPLADPAAMAAMVRDLAGHIDGGPEPLALRQARMAPNSEIS
- a CDS encoding gamma-glutamylcyclotransferase family protein; its protein translation is MPVVFVYGTLRAGEVNDLNAAARKHGIAAPRLIGSATVPGRLYDFGTYPGLVLDAAAPGVAGDLYEVDAALVPVLDEIEEVYPGQASLFVREERVVAVGEQAVSCLLYPVGEEAVAGLPRIDSGDWVAYRRAR